Genomic segment of Candidatus Binatia bacterium:
GACGAGGTGGGCGGCATCCCGCGCGCGGCGCTGTTCGCGGCGCTCGCCGAAGCGCGCGAGAGCGCGCGCGGCGTCGCGATCGTCACCGTGACCGCGGCGCCGCCCGAGCAGCGCGCGCTCGTCGGACGCAAGACGCTGGTCGACGAGCGTGGCGTGCAAAGCTTCGCGCTCGGCGAGCCGGAGCTCGATCGCGCTGCCGTCGAGGCGGCGCTCGCCGCGCTCGCCCGCGGCGCGCCGGGCGAAGCGTCCGTCGGCGACGAGGACGAAGCCGAGGCCACGCGCCTCTTCGTCGAGCCGCTGGTCGCGACGCCGGAGCTGGTGATCGTCGGCGCGGGCCACGTCGGGCAGGCGCTCGCGCGGCTCGCGCCGCACGCGGGCTTCGCGGTCACCGTGCTCGACGATCGCGCGACGTGGGCGAACCCGCATCGCTTGCCCGACGCGCGGCGCATCGTGGTCGACGATCCGCGCACGGCGCTCGCGTCGCTGCCGCCGCATCCGGCGCGCTACGTCACGCTCGTCACCCGCGGTCACAAGCTCGACGCCGAGTGCCTGCGCGTCGCGCTCGGGATGGAGCTCGTCTACCTCGGCATGATCGGCAGCAAGCGGCGGGTCGCGCGCATCGTCGAAACGCTCGCCGCGGAGGGCTTCGATCCCGACCGGCTCGCGCGCGTGCGGGCGCCGATCGGGCTCGACATCGGCGCCGAGACGCCGGGCGAGATCGCGGTCGCGATCCTCGCCGAGATGATCGACGTGCGGCGGCGGGGCAGGGCGGGCGCGGTCGCGCTGTCGGCGCGGCGTCGCGGGTGAGCCGCGGAAGGAGCGGCGTGGTTTCGCGCCGAGCTGTGAAGCGCAGCGTCGCGATGTCTCCGCGGGTCGTGACGCACGCCGCGCTCAGCGCAGCAGGCGCGCGAGGTCGTCCGGCGTGTCGACGTCAAGCAAAATCCCCGGGTCGTCCACCGCGACCTCGCGGACGCGCGCGGGCTCGGCGCGCACCACGGCGCGCGCGCCGAGGTCGTCCGGCGTCGCGAGCAGCTCGTCCCACACCGCGTGCGCGAACAGCACCGGATGACCGCGTCGCCCGGCGTGCGTCGGCAGCGCGATGGCGGCGGGCGGCGTGGCGCGCACGGCCTCGATGAGCGCCGAAACGGTCGTCGCGCGCACCGCCGGATGGTCGACCAGCGCCACGACCGCGAGCTCCACCTCCGGCGCAGCGGTGGCGAGATGACGGAGCGCGACCTTCAGCGACGACAGCTGCCCGCGCTCGGGCTCGGGATTGCGCAGCAGCGCGACGCGCTCCTTCGCGCCGAGGGCGCGCGCCGTCGCGTCCTCCGCCTCGCCGGTCACGACCACGACGTCGCCGACGCCGCCCGCGCGCAGCGTGTCGACGACCCGGGCGACGAACGTCTTGCCGTCGAGCACCAGCGCCGCCTTCGGCGTCCCCATGCGCCGCGACGCGCCCGCCGCGAGGACGATGCCGACGACGGAGCTCACGACGGTCGCGGCACGCGCATTCTGACGCGGCTCAGGGCTTGCGGTCGCGACCCGTCAAGTAGTCGCCGAGCAGCCCCTTCGAGTGCTCCGCCTCGTGGCAGTAGACGCAGAGGTTCTCCCAGTTGCTGCCGTCGGGCGGGTTGTTGTCGTGGTTGCCGTCCTTGTGGTGGACGGTGAGCAGGTGCAGGTTGTCGGCGTCGAACTCGCGCGCGCAGCGGGCGCAGATCCAGCCGTGCAGGGCGAGCGAGCGGGCGCGGTAGTCCTGCGAGCGCGCGAGCTGCTCGCGCTTGATCTCGGCGAAGATCTCGTCGAACGGCTTGCCGGTGACCGGATCGACGCTGCGGATCCCGCCCGCCGGACGGCGGCGCGGCTTGAAGCGCATCGTCGGCATGCGATCCCTTCGCGTCGCGCGGGGACGTCAGTCGACCGTGTCGCCCCCCGCGAGCTCCTGCTCGGCCGCCTCGAGGTGCGCGACCACCTGGCGGTCGATCTCGCGATAGCGTGCGATCGCGTTGTCGAAGCGGTCGAGCTCGCCGCGCTCCTGCGCCATCGAGCGGCCGAGCTTGCGGATCCAGTCGATGTGCCAGGCCTCGTCCTTGGTGACCGCCTTGAGCACGGCCTCGGTGTCGGCGTCGAGGTTCGGACGGCGCAGGTGCTGCTGATAGCGCCGCAGCGCGCGCTGCTCGACGACCACGGTGAGCGCCAGCAGATCGATCACGTCGCGCGGCACGCCGGCCGCCTTGCCGATGCGGACCTGGTAGCCGTCACAGACCACGAGCGGCTTGCCGCCGGCGCGGATGATGCGCTCGGTCCACAGCCAGGCGTGGCGGGTCTCGTCGGCGAGGTGCTGGGAGAGCGAGATCTGCGCGTCCGGATCGTGCAGGTGACGCAGCAGGCGGAAGAGCAGATTCGAGCCGTGCTGCTCCGCGTTCCGGTAATACGAGAAGACCGCGACCTCCGGCTTGATGCTGCCGTCCGCCAGGGCCGTCGCCAGGTCGATCGTATTCGTCGCCATTCCTACTCCTCTCGGGACGCCCGCACCCCGTACCGCCGCTGCGACCGATACCGTCATTGGCCCGCACGAACGGCGTTTCGGACACTAGAGATCTCCGACGCGTCGCGCAACCGAAGGGGGGCCCTTGCCGACCGGTCAGGCGGTGACGTCCGGAAGCACGGAAAGCCGCAGCCGCGCGGTCTGCTTGCGGAAGATCCCCGGCAGCAGGAGGCGAACCAGGTAGGCGAGCCCGACGTAGCGCGGCACCGTCACCTCGTAGGCGCCCTTGCCAAGCGCCTCGAGGACGTCGGCGCAGAAGCGCTCGACGTCGATGAAGTTCTTCTTCACGCTCTCCGGCATGCGCGCGAGCGTCGCCTCGTCGAACATCTCGGTGCGCACGAGCGCCGGGTAGACGCACATCACGTGGATGCCGAGCGGCTCGAGCTCGTACACCAAGCTTTCCGACAGACCCGCGATCGCGAACTTGGTCGCGGTGTACGCCGCCTCGTCGGGCTGGCCGAGCTTGCCCGCGACGGACGACAGGTTGACGATCCAGCCGCGTCCCTGCGTGCGCATCACCGGCAGCACGGCTTTGATCCAGTAGACCGCGCCGAGATAGTTGACGCGCATCATGCGCTCGATGTCCTCGACGTCGTGGTCCTTGAACAGCACGTGCCGGTTGTAGCCGGCGTTGTTGACCAGGAGGTCGATGCGTCCGAAGCGCTCGACGATCGCGCGCGCCGCGGCCTCGACCTGCGCGCGCTCGCCGACGTCGCACTCGAGGGCGAGCGCCTCGCCGCCGCCGGCCGCGATCTCTTCCGCGAGCGCCGCGAGCCGGTCGCGACGCCGCGCCACGAGCGCGACGCGCGCGCCGCGGCGCGCGAGCATGCGCGCGAGCCCGGTGCCGATGCCGCTCGACGCGCCGGTGACGATCGCGACCCGCCCGTCGAAGTTCGACAGTCCCTTCATGCGCTGCTTGTCGCAGGCGGGTGGCGGGGGGATCAAGCGCAGGCGTGCGCATCCGGCGATCGTGCGGGTGCGACGAGCGTGCGCGCGACGAGGCGAGGGGCGCCGCGTCAGACGGCCGGGCGCGCGCGGCGCGCGTCCTCGAGCTTCGCGGTCGCGCGACGCTTCGGGCGCGCTGCGGCCGCGACCGCGCGGCCATCGCTCCTGCGCCCGCTCGCGCGCTCGCTCTGCACGCGCTCGATGATCGCGAGCGCTTCCTCGCGGGTCGGTCCCGGGAACGGCCGGGTGCGCTCGCCCGCGGTCAGCGACTGCGCGATCACCGGCAGGACGCGCGCGACCACCGCGGGGGCGAGCAGCCCCGAGCGCGGCTCGTCGAGCATGTTCATCACGCGCATGAGCGCGCGGTAGACCTGACCGTCGCGGCGGCTCGCCGGGATCAGCCCGTGGTCGAAGTAGACCGCGAGCGCCTGGCTCGCGATCTGCGCGAGCACGCGGTCGGGCGAGGAGAACAGGCTCCAGAGCGCGGTAAGCAGGCCTTCGCGCGCGGCGTCGCTCTTGCCGACGGCGGCGGCTGCGCGCGCGCGGCTCACCTTGTCGCCCGCCGCCGCCGAGACCCAGAACGGCTCGATTTCCTTCTTGACGCGCGCGTCGAACGCGACGGCGGCGGCGACCGGATCCTCGGGGTGCTCGGCGAGCGCGTCGGCGAGCGCGACCGCCGTCAGGAGCGCGCAGGTCGCGCCGCGTCCGTAGATCGGATTCGTGTGGTACGCGGCGTCGCCGATCGGGAAGAAGCGCTCGACGAGCGGTGCTCCACGCGACACGAACGAGCGCAGCCGGTTCGAGAGCCCGCCCATCACCAGCACCGGCGTCTCGGGGCCGTCGATCGGCTCGGAGACGCCCGGACGCCGCCACACCGCGACCTGCGGGAAGGCCGCGACGATCGCCTCGAAGACGTCCGGGTCGGAGAGCGCGCGCAGCGGCTTGTCCGCGACGTCGCTGCCGACCGTGATCGAGAAGGTGCCGTTGTCGCCCGGGAAGGTCGCGAGCTTCAGCCAGCCGACGTCGCCCGCGACGAGGCCCGCGGTCGCGCCCGGCGGGCGCGGACCGGTGAGCCGGTAGAAGCGCGTGAAGTAGAAAATTCCGGTCTGGACGCTCTTCTCGCGCGGCGCGGCGGCGCCGACCTCGGCGAGCCACTCGGCAGCCTTCGAGCGCCGTCCGCTCGCGTCGATCACGACGTCGGCGAGGAGGACGGAGCGGCGGCCGCCGAGCGCCGGAGCCTCGCCGTCGGCCTGGCGCTTGTCGGGATACCAGGGGATGCCGTCGCCCCGCGCGGCGCTGGCCGGCAGGCGGCGGTAGCGCACGCCGGTCACGACGGGGCGCGCGTCGTCGCGACGCTCGCACCGCGCGACGAGCCCCTCGACGTACACGCCCTCGCGGATCTGGATGTTGCGCTCGAAGCGCGCGACCCGCTCGAGCGCCCACTCGAACGCCGCACGGCGGCAGCCGAGCAGGACGAGCTCGCCGTCGCCCTTCTCGCGCTCGCCGAGGTCGAGCCCCGGCGGCAGATTGACGGTGAGCGGCAGCTCGAGCGCGCCGTGCGTGCGCAGCAGGTTCAGCACCTCGGGGAAGCGCTCGCGCATGACGCACGTGAGGCGCGCGAGGAAGGTGTGCGAGTGCCGGAACTGCGGGACCCCGGCGCGGTCCCAGCGCGCGAACGCCTCGTCGGCCGTTTGCGCGGGCGGGCGGACGTCGCGCTCGAGCACGGTGACGCGCCAGCCGGCGCGTGCCAGCAGGATCGCCGCGGCGAGCCCGCTGATGCCGCCGCCGACGATCGCCGCGCGCCGCGCCGGTGAGCTGGCGCGCGATCCTCGACGGTTCTCCGGCACGGCTCCGAACGTACGGTCTGGGAGCCAGGCCTTCAAGCGTCAAAGACAACCGACGCGCGTCGCGACCCCAAACGCAAAGCAGCCGGTAGCGGAGGGAAGGCTACCGGCTGCATGCTTGCGTGACCCTCCGCACGTATCACGGACCATTCCGTGGTCGCGGTCGAGGCATCACGCGTGTCTGCCGAGCGCTTGGAGCAAAGCCGGTGCCGCCTCCGGACGACGTACGTACGCGGCGCTCCGGCGCGCGAGCGCGTTTCGCGTGCCGCTTTTGTGTGCGCCTGCGGTCGATCTACGCAGCCGCGGGCGGTCGCTCGGCGTCTTCGTCCGCGCTCGCGCCGTGCTCCATCAGCGCCCAGACGATCGCGAGCAGGAAGACGAGCCGCCCGTGGTAGAAGGGCATGTCGACGAAGCCGATCAGCAGGAAGACGCCGACGGAGATCGCGTACGCGATCGCTTCGAGCCGACGCTCCGGGCTGCGCGCGCCCGCGACGCCGCGCCAGGCGACGCGGACCAGCGTCGCGAGCAGCACCGCGGCCGCGACCGCACCCACCACGCCGGTGCCGGTGAGCACGTCGACGTAGAGGTTGTGCGAGTGGAAGAGGAACAGGCTCTCGCCGTAGAGCTCGAGATAGCGCACCGGGAAGAGCCGCTCGAGGTTGCGGATGCCGAAGCCGATGCCGACGAGCCAGTGCTCGCGGAACAGCGACATCGACGCCTCGATGATGCGTAGCCGCTGCAGGTCGGCTTCGGTCCTGCCCATCGAGAGGTAGCCGGTCGCCGCAGCGACCACGGCCGTCACCACGACGCCGGTCACGAGCGCGCCGACCGCGACCCGCCGCCTGCGCGTCGCGAGCGCGAGCGCGACGACGCCGAGCGACAGCGCGACCCAGGCCGAGCGCGAGAACGTGATCACGACGACGAGACAGCTGCACGCCGCGTAGATCCAGGCGGCGACGCGCCGGTCGTCGCGCACCGTTCCGGCGAGGAAGATCGGTGTGAGCAGCGCGAGCGCGAAGCCCAGCGTGTTCGCGTGATCGGTGACGAGCGCGACGCGGTACGCTTCGCGCAGCGTCAGCACCGCCGGGTTGTGCACGACCTCGCGCACCAGCACGCCGATCGTCAGCAGCCCGAGCCAGTGGAAGAGCCACAGCGAGCCGCGCGGTCCGGCGGCGAGGATGCGCGCGACGTAGAACATCCCGAGCGCGTTCGCGAGCAACCGGAAGTCGCCCCAGCCCCCACGGTTCAGCGCGATCGACAGCCCCGCGGCGGCGAGGAAGCCGAGCAGCGCAGGTCCGATGCGCGAGCGCGGGAAGCGCATCCCGTCGGCGCGCGCCAGCACGCCGAGCGCGACCAGCACGACGAGGTTACGCGCGAAGCTGTTGTAGCCGAACGACGCGCCGCCCGGCAGCGAGATGCGCCCGACCAGCAGCAGGATGCCGAACAGCGCGAAGCCGCCGATCGCGACCGGGCGCCAGGCGGCGCGCAGCCGGCTGGTGAGCTCGTCGAGCGTCATGCGTGGCGCTGCGGTCGGCTCACGAGATCCGCGCCGGCCGCTGTCCGGCGCGGGGCAGGGTGAGCAGGCGCCAGCGGTAGCGCAGCGAGGTCGGGTGGAGCGCGATCGCACGCTCGAGCGCCTCCGCTGCGCCGGCCACGTCGCCGGCCTTCAAGCGATGCCGCGCACAGCGTGCGATGCGCTTGGCGAGCGCGCGGTCGACGAGCCGCTTGCCCGCGACCTCGATCGCTTGGGGATGCTGGGCGAGAAACGTCTCGAGCATGTCGAGCATCTGGTGCGCGAACTCGTGCTGACGCGAGGTCACGCTGCCTTCGTATTGACGGTAGGCGAAGACCGCCTTGTCGACGAAGCGCACGCCGAGCACCAGCGTCGCGCGCAGCGCGAACTCCCAGTCCTCGGCCTTCTCGACGGTGAAGCCGCCGAGACGCTCGAACGCCGCGCGACGGACGCACATGCCCTGCGGATAGATGAAGCTGCCCTCGAGCAGCCGCGCGACGTCGACGCCGCGCTTGAGCCGCCGCGTGTAGCGCACCGGGATCACCGGCCCGAGCGGACGCCCGTCGGCGGTGATCTTGATGCCGTTGCCGAACACCAGGTCGACGCTCGGGTCGGCATCGAGCACCGCGAGCAGATCGCGGAAGCGTCCGGGCAGCACGAGGTCGTCCGCGTCGTGGAACGCGAGCACGTCGCCGCGCGCCGCCGCAGCACCGGTGTTGCGCGCGACGCCGGGATTCGACGGCAGCGGCCGCGAGATGATCGTGATGCGGTCGCGGTACGCTTCCAGCACGCGCGCCGTGCCGTCGGTGGAGCCGTCGTCGACGGCGATCACCTCGCTGTCCGCCGGCAGCTCCGCGAGCACGCTGTCGATCGCGGCAGCGAGGTACGGAGCGGCGTTGTGCGCGGGAATGACGACGGACAGCCGCACGTTCAGGTGCGGGATTGCGTCGAGGCGCGCGCGCGCTGCTTGCGCGCCAGCGACAGCATCTCGCTGTAGTGGTAGAAGCGTCCCTTGGCGCGGTACTTCTTCCGCACGTTGCCGACCAGGCTGTACGCCGCGTAATTGATGCACGCCTTCGCCAGGTTCGGCAGGATGCTGGTCAGCACCTTGTTGTGCTTGTAGGCGTAGCGGCTCCTTCCCTGCCGACGGTGGTACTCCTCGAAGTACTCCTCGGTGAGGCGCGAGCGGTCGATCTCGTGGATCACGCGCGCGCGGCTCATGTAGCCGATCCAGCCGCCGTGGGCGATGATGCGGTCGGCGAGCTCGTTGTCCTCGCTGAGACCGGCCGCGCCCGGACCGATTTTTTCATTGAAGAGCCCGACGACCGCGAACGTGTGCCGGCGGATCGCCATGTTCGCGCCGGTGAGCTTGGTGCGCACGGTGTCGGGATCGAGGTCGAGGTGGACGATCGTGCGATAGCGGTCGAGGAGGGCGTAGAGCTCCGGGTCCTCCATCGCCTCGCGCGGCCAGATCACCGAGCCCTGCGCCGCGAAGCAGTCGTGGCGCGTGAAGTAGTCCCACACCTCGGCGAGCCACATCGGCTCGGCGACGACGTCGTCGTCGACGAACGCGAGCAGCTGCCCGCGCGACGCCGCGATCGCCGCGTTGCACGCGCGCGACTTGCCGGGCTCGGGGACCCGCACCACGAGACGGCGCGGACCCGCGGTACGCCACTGGGAAAGCAAGCGCGGCGTCTCGTCGGTGGAGCCGTTGTCCGCGACGACGATCTCGTACGGCACCGGCGGCGGCACGAGCTTGTCGAAGCTGACCAGCAGCTCGCGGAGGCTGCGCGCGCGATTGCGCGTCGGCACGATCACCGAGAGGACCGCGTCACCATCCTGCTGCATGCTGCAACTCCGCTGTCGTGATGGCGGTCGGGGGCGACGGCAGGGCCGCGGACATCGGCTCGACGCGCGCGCCGCCGCCCTTGCGCGGGTCGCCGGCGCCGCCGACGTTGCCGGGCAGGTCGGTCGCGAGCGACACCGCGGCGATCGCCGGGAACTCGCGCAGCTCGTGCCCGAGCCGTGCGAGCGCCTCGCGATCGATCGGCCGCACGCCGGGCTCGACCAGCAGCACGTTCGGCTGCCACTGGTGGTGGACGCGCGGCGCCGCGACCGCGGCTTCCGGCGGCAGCCCGAAGTCGAGCACGTTGCTCAGCACCTCGATGGTCGCGCTGACGATGAGAGGACCACCGGACGCGCCGACGGCGACGACGGCACGTCCATCGCGCACCGCGACCGTGGGCGTCATGCTGCTCGCGGGACGCTTGCCGGGCTCGATGCGGTTCGTGCGCCCGGGCGCGAGGCCGAACAGGTTCGGGCTGTCGAAGCTGAAGTCGTCCATCTCGTTGTTGAGCACGATGCCCGTTCCCGGAACGCCGAGCATCGCGCCGAACCCCGTGTTGATCGTCGTCGTCAAGGCCACCGCCGACCCGTCCGGAGCGATTACCGAAAGATGCGATGTACCGCCATCGCGCGCGGGGACGCCGACGGTGCCGTACTGCTCGGGCGGCAGCGTGCGGCTGGCGAAGAGACGTCCGCGGAGCGGGGCGCCGCGCGGCAGGGGAGGCAGCTCGTCGAACGCCGGATCACCGGACGCGCGCGCGCGGTCGGCGAACGCGTGCTTGAAGATCTCGGCGAAGAGCTGGAAGCGGGTCGGCGTCGCGAGCCCGAGCGCCGCGACGTCGTAGCGCTCGAGCGTCCGCAGCGCGAGGACCAGCGCGGGTCCGCCGCCGCTCGGCGGCGGCATCGTGTAGACGCGCGCGCCGCGGTAGCCGACCTCGAGCGGCGTGCGCCACACGGGACGGTAGCGCGCCAGGTCCTCGACCGTCAGCACGCCGCCGCCGGCCTGCACGGTGTCGGCGATCTTTTGCGCGACGGGACCGGTGTAGAACGCGCGCGGCCCCTCGTCGGCGATGCGCTCGAGCGTCGCGGCGAGCGCGGTCGAGCGCAGCAGCGCACCCTCGGCCCACGGCGCGCCGGTGGGATCGAGGTAGACGCTCGCCAGCTCGGGGTCGGCGGCGAGCGCCTCCTTGTGACGCTGGAGCTGCGAGGCGAGGTGCTTCGACACCGCGAAGCCGTCGCGGGCGAGGCGGATCGCGGGCTCGAAGAGACGTCGCCACGGCAGCCGTCCGAAGCGCTCGTGCGCCGCGGCGAGCCCGGCGATCTCACCCGGCACGCCGACCGCGAGCGCACCGCGGCGGCTGCGCTGCGCGACGTACTGGCCGTCCTCCTCGTAGAGCTCCGGACGCACGCGCGCGGGCGCGGTCTCGCGGTAGTCGAGCGCGACCGCTTTGCGGCGCTCGTCGTCCCAGATGACCATGAAGCCGCCGCCGCCGATGCCGCACGACGACGGGTGCACGACGCACACCGCGAGCGCGGTCGCGATCGCGGCGTCGACCGCCGAGCCGCCGCTGCTCAGGATCTCGAGCCCGGCGTCGGCGGCGAGCGGGTTGTCCGCTGCGACGATCGCGACGCCGCGCGCCGACGCCTCACGCGGCGCGCAAGCGAGAACGAGGAGAAGGATCGCGACGCACCAGGAGCGGTGCCCGGAGCACCGCCCGGTGCACGAAGGTCTCAACGAGGCGACCGTTTAGACGCGCGTCCGAGGCGGCGCAAGGCGCGCGGCGGTCGCGCCCGCGACGAGCGGCCGTCGCTTCGCTGACGAGCGCCGCCACGTCGACGACGAGGAGCGGTCGTCGCGCCGACGAGCGTGGCGACGCGCGCGCCGGAAAGCCCGCGGACGCTGTGGTAAGGGCTCCGCGTGGCGTTCACCGAAAAGGATTTTTATCTCGATGAGTTTCGCGGCCGGACGCTGGTGCTCGCGGCGGAGAGGAGCGCGCTGCGCGCCGCGACCGCGCGTCGCCGCCTGGCCACCGTCGTCCGCGAGCTCCTGGCGCACGGCACGCAGCTGCTGGTCGTGGTCGGCGAGACCGCGCCGACCATGCGCGGCCGCTCGACGCGCCGCTGGCTCGGGCTGCCGCAGGCGCGTGCGCGCCGCCGTCCAGGCTCGCCGCCGTCGCGCCGCCGCGGGGACACCGTCGTGTGGCGCGACGACGATCCGGACGCGACCCTCGCCGACGTCTGGGACGTTCTGCGCGTCCGCGCGCTGTGCGTCGTCCTGTGCCGCGGCTCGGCGCTCGCGCCCGCGTGCCGGACGGCGGAGCGCTTCCGCGTCCACAAGCTCGTGCTGCTCGACCCGGCCGGTGGTCTGCGCGAGCCGAAGAGCCGGCGCGTGCTGTCGTTCCTCGACCAGGCGACGCTCGACGTGCTGCTCGAGGCCGGCGAGGCGGAGTTCCACGGCCTGTCGCACCGACGCGCGATGCTCGGCGAGATCGACCGCGTGCTCGAGAGCGGCGTCGGCTCGGTGAACCTGTGCCGCATCGACGGTCTCAGCCGCGAGCTCTTCACCTACGAGGGCTCGGGGACGCTGTTCACGCGCGACGACTACTGCCGGGTCGATCGGCTGTCGATCGACGACTTCCACGAGGTCGAGCGTCTGGTCGCGCGCGGGCAGAAGGAGGGGCTGCTCAAGCCGCGCAGCGGC
This window contains:
- a CDS encoding XdhC family protein gives rise to the protein MDDLGAFLDELRRRLDEPTRDGSGVAIATIVRHRGSTPRKTGAKMLIDPSGAQLGTVGGGCGEAEVVARAQRVLATRAAQRIEVSLLEEDGWESPSICGGVLDVFIERADDEVGGIPRAALFAALAEARESARGVAIVTVTAAPPEQRALVGRKTLVDERGVQSFALGEPELDRAAVEAALAALARGAPGEASVGDEDEAEATRLFVEPLVATPELVIVGAGHVGQALARLAPHAGFAVTVLDDRATWANPHRLPDARRIVVDDPRTALASLPPHPARYVTLVTRGHKLDAECLRVALGMELVYLGMIGSKRRVARIVETLAAEGFDPDRLARVRAPIGLDIGAETPGEIAVAILAEMIDVRRRGRAGAVALSARRRG
- a CDS encoding nucleotidyltransferase family protein; this encodes MSSVVGIVLAAGASRRMGTPKAALVLDGKTFVARVVDTLRAGGVGDVVVVTGEAEDATARALGAKERVALLRNPEPERGQLSSLKVALRHLATAAPEVELAVVALVDHPAVRATTVSALIEAVRATPPAAIALPTHAGRRGHPVLFAHAVWDELLATPDDLGARAVVRAEPARVREVAVDDPGILLDVDTPDDLARLLR
- a CDS encoding YajD family HNH nuclease, whose translation is MPTMRFKPRRRPAGGIRSVDPVTGKPFDEIFAEIKREQLARSQDYRARSLALHGWICARCAREFDADNLHLLTVHHKDGNHDNNPPDGSNWENLCVYCHEAEHSKGLLGDYLTGRDRKP
- a CDS encoding ferritin-like domain-containing protein — encoded protein: MATNTIDLATALADGSIKPEVAVFSYYRNAEQHGSNLLFRLLRHLHDPDAQISLSQHLADETRHAWLWTERIIRAGGKPLVVCDGYQVRIGKAAGVPRDVIDLLALTVVVEQRALRRYQQHLRRPNLDADTEAVLKAVTKDEAWHIDWIRKLGRSMAQERGELDRFDNAIARYREIDRQVVAHLEAAEQELAGGDTVD
- a CDS encoding SDR family NAD(P)-dependent oxidoreductase gives rise to the protein MKGLSNFDGRVAIVTGASSGIGTGLARMLARRGARVALVARRRDRLAALAEEIAAGGGEALALECDVGERAQVEAAARAIVERFGRIDLLVNNAGYNRHVLFKDHDVEDIERMMRVNYLGAVYWIKAVLPVMRTQGRGWIVNLSSVAGKLGQPDEAAYTATKFAIAGLSESLVYELEPLGIHVMCVYPALVRTEMFDEATLARMPESVKKNFIDVERFCADVLEALGKGAYEVTVPRYVGLAYLVRLLLPGIFRKQTARLRLSVLPDVTA
- a CDS encoding FAD-dependent oxidoreductase, which gives rise to MPENRRGSRASSPARRAAIVGGGISGLAAAILLARAGWRVTVLERDVRPPAQTADEAFARWDRAGVPQFRHSHTFLARLTCVMRERFPEVLNLLRTHGALELPLTVNLPPGLDLGEREKGDGELVLLGCRRAAFEWALERVARFERNIQIREGVYVEGLVARCERRDDARPVVTGVRYRRLPASAARGDGIPWYPDKRQADGEAPALGGRRSVLLADVVIDASGRRSKAAEWLAEVGAAAPREKSVQTGIFYFTRFYRLTGPRPPGATAGLVAGDVGWLKLATFPGDNGTFSITVGSDVADKPLRALSDPDVFEAIVAAFPQVAVWRRPGVSEPIDGPETPVLVMGGLSNRLRSFVSRGAPLVERFFPIGDAAYHTNPIYGRGATCALLTAVALADALAEHPEDPVAAAVAFDARVKKEIEPFWVSAAAGDKVSRARAAAAVGKSDAAREGLLTALWSLFSSPDRVLAQIASQALAVYFDHGLIPASRRDGQVYRALMRVMNMLDEPRSGLLAPAVVARVLPVIAQSLTAGERTRPFPGPTREEALAIIERVQSERASGRRSDGRAVAAAARPKRRATAKLEDARRARPAV
- a CDS encoding O-antigen ligase family protein; the encoded protein is MTLDELTSRLRAAWRPVAIGGFALFGILLLVGRISLPGGASFGYNSFARNLVVLVALGVLARADGMRFPRSRIGPALLGFLAAAGLSIALNRGGWGDFRLLANALGMFYVARILAAGPRGSLWLFHWLGLLTIGVLVREVVHNPAVLTLREAYRVALVTDHANTLGFALALLTPIFLAGTVRDDRRVAAWIYAACSCLVVVITFSRSAWVALSLGVVALALATRRRRVAVGALVTGVVVTAVVAAATGYLSMGRTEADLQRLRIIEASMSLFREHWLVGIGFGIRNLERLFPVRYLELYGESLFLFHSHNLYVDVLTGTGVVGAVAAAVLLATLVRVAWRGVAGARSPERRLEAIAYAISVGVFLLIGFVDMPFYHGRLVFLLAIVWALMEHGASADEDAERPPAAA
- a CDS encoding glycosyltransferase family 2 protein, with the protein product MRLSVVIPAHNAAPYLAAAIDSVLAELPADSEVIAVDDGSTDGTARVLEAYRDRITIISRPLPSNPGVARNTGAAAARGDVLAFHDADDLVLPGRFRDLLAVLDADPSVDLVFGNGIKITADGRPLGPVIPVRYTRRLKRGVDVARLLEGSFIYPQGMCVRRAAFERLGGFTVEKAEDWEFALRATLVLGVRFVDKAVFAYRQYEGSVTSRQHEFAHQMLDMLETFLAQHPQAIEVAGKRLVDRALAKRIARCARHRLKAGDVAGAAEALERAIALHPTSLRYRWRLLTLPRAGQRPARIS
- a CDS encoding glycosyltransferase family A protein yields the protein MQQDGDAVLSVIVPTRNRARSLRELLVSFDKLVPPPVPYEIVVADNGSTDETPRLLSQWRTAGPRRLVVRVPEPGKSRACNAAIAASRGQLLAFVDDDVVAEPMWLAEVWDYFTRHDCFAAQGSVIWPREAMEDPELYALLDRYRTIVHLDLDPDTVRTKLTGANMAIRRHTFAVVGLFNEKIGPGAAGLSEDNELADRIIAHGGWIGYMSRARVIHEIDRSRLTEEYFEEYHRRQGRSRYAYKHNKVLTSILPNLAKACINYAAYSLVGNVRKKYRAKGRFYHYSEMLSLARKQRARASTQSRT
- the ggt gene encoding gamma-glutamyltransferase, with amino-acid sequence MRPSCTGRCSGHRSWCVAILLLVLACAPREASARGVAIVAADNPLAADAGLEILSSGGSAVDAAIATALAVCVVHPSSCGIGGGGFMVIWDDERRKAVALDYRETAPARVRPELYEEDGQYVAQRSRRGALAVGVPGEIAGLAAAHERFGRLPWRRLFEPAIRLARDGFAVSKHLASQLQRHKEALAADPELASVYLDPTGAPWAEGALLRSTALAATLERIADEGPRAFYTGPVAQKIADTVQAGGGVLTVEDLARYRPVWRTPLEVGYRGARVYTMPPPSGGGPALVLALRTLERYDVAALGLATPTRFQLFAEIFKHAFADRARASGDPAFDELPPLPRGAPLRGRLFASRTLPPEQYGTVGVPARDGGTSHLSVIAPDGSAVALTTTINTGFGAMLGVPGTGIVLNNEMDDFSFDSPNLFGLAPGRTNRIEPGKRPASSMTPTVAVRDGRAVVAVGASGGPLIVSATIEVLSNVLDFGLPPEAAVAAPRVHHQWQPNVLLVEPGVRPIDREALARLGHELREFPAIAAVSLATDLPGNVGGAGDPRKGGGARVEPMSAALPSPPTAITTAELQHAAGW
- a CDS encoding GNAT family N-acetyltransferase; the protein is MAFTEKDFYLDEFRGRTLVLAAERSALRAATARRRLATVVRELLAHGTQLLVVVGETAPTMRGRSTRRWLGLPQARARRRPGSPPSRRRGDTVVWRDDDPDATLADVWDVLRVRALCVVLCRGSALAPACRTAERFRVHKLVLLDPAGGLREPKSRRVLSFLDQATLDVLLEAGEAEFHGLSHRRAMLGEIDRVLESGVGSVNLCRIDGLSRELFTYEGSGTLFTRDDYCRVDRLSIDDFHEVERLVARGQKEGLLKPRSGDEIARLLLGGFGAWIGREHLAGMGALYVTPYAEEKAGEIAGLYTITRFKGERIGRRIVRRLVAEAQARQLRYVFAVTANEEAARFFRGEGFRQVGHDEIPAAKWKDYDPARRGRVKVFRLDLA